One Coccinella septempunctata chromosome X, icCocSept1.1, whole genome shotgun sequence genomic window carries:
- the LOC123321783 gene encoding protein trapped in endoderm-1-like isoform X3 yields MGFVQVIRNSVTILALCRCPKLRSHATTAFVLSLCISDLLFCSVNLPLTTVRYINEEWTLGDALCKLFPVLFYGNVAVSLLNMVAITLSRYILIAYSKYYEQLYSKTAIWVQIIAVWGIAILIMLPPSLEIWGRLGLNPSTFSCTILEKDGSSPKKVLFLIGFVLPCVVIIISYSCIYWKVRMSRLNLLKHQSVNKKDRMTQKREKDDNRLTKLMLIIFVCFLCCFLPLMMMNVFDDDVAYPSLHVLASILAWASSVVNPFIYAASNRQYRSAYSKLFRIFQSVVTVSKPGSGSTDFRAIEKNGQQCTSKANLDLS; encoded by the exons ATGGGCTTTGTTCAAGTGATAA GAAACTCTGTCACCATATTGGCTTTATGCAGATGTCCCAAACTAAGGTCGCATGCAACCACTGCATTCGTATTATCATTATGCATATCGGATTTACTGTTTTGTTCTGTAAATCTTCCACTTACAACAGTTAGGTATATCAATGAAGAATGGACACTTGGAGATGCTCTCTGCAAACTATTTCCAGTTTTGTTTTATGGGAATGTTGCTGTATCGCTTCTTAACATGGTGGCTATCACTTTAAGCAG ATACATTCTTATAGCTTATTCTAAATACTATGAGCAACTGTATTCCAAGACTGCAATATGGGTTCAAATTATAGCTGTTTGGGGAATTGCAATCCTTATAATG ttACCTCCTTCATTGGAAATTTGGGGTAGGTTGGGACTGAACCCTTCGACTTTTTCGTGTACAATTCTAGAAAAGGATGGAAGTTCACCAAAGAAAGTACTATTCCTCATTGGTTTCGTTCTGCCTTGCGTAGTTATAATAATTTCTTATTCTTGTATATATTGGAAAGTTAGAATGTCGAGATTAAATTTGTTGAAGCACCA GTCCGTAAATAAAAAAGACAGGATGACTCAGAAGAGAGAAAAAGATGATAATAGACTGACGAAGCTAATGCTTATAATATTTGTTTGTTTCTTGTGCTGTTTTTTACCACTTATGATGATGAACGTATTTGATGATGATGTTGCTTACCCGTCGCTCCACGTTTTGGCATCAATTCTGGCTTGGGCATCAAGCGTCGTCAACCCTTTCATTTACGCAGCAAGCAACCGTCAGTATCGATCGGCTTATTCTAAACTGTTTCGTATATTTCAATCTGTCGTCACCGTCTCAAAGCCAGGTTCAGGATCTACAGATTTCAGGGCGATTGAAAAAAATGGGCAGCAGTGTACTTCGAAAGCTAATCTAGACCTTAGTTGA
- the LOC123321786 gene encoding 3-ketodihydrosphingosine reductase, whose amino-acid sequence MVIFLLIPFIIFMLVRKFLVRKEVKNIANKHIVVIGGSSGIGKSIAELAARKNAHVTIIARNIDKLAQAIEDIRKCSVNPAEQRISYVSVDVTNFEDIENNLCEIEETIGPIYMLVNCAGFAICGEMERFSVHEIKSLININILGSIYPVKAIIPKFKQRREGIIVLTGSLVSLFGMYGYSIYSSCKFALRGLAEAIHMELKPFGVTVTLALPPDTDTPGFHQENKSKPIETSKISTMGTLYKPDEVAEKILRDALDGNFFSYIGFNGFILTTLCKGFSPFKSFRQVIFESAILGLIRFVSAFYVVQMQKIIQLCFDEKEQRKRGQRKNKYT is encoded by the exons ATGGttatttttctcttgattccgtttattatttttatgctTGTGCGAAAGTTTTTAGTTAGAAAGGAAGTGAAAAATATAGCCAATAAGCACATAGTTGTTATTGGAGGATCTAGCGGTATTGGCAAATCCATCGCAGAATTGGCAGCAAGGAAGAATGCTCATGTGACGATAATTGCAAGAAATATTGACAAACTGGCTCAGGCAATAGAAGACATACGAAAGTGTTCCGTGAATCCAGCTGAACAGAGAATCAGTTATGTGTCAGTAGATGTAACAAACTTTGAAGatattgaaaacaatttatGTGAAATTGAAGAGACCATAGGCCCCATATATATGCTTGTCAACTGTGCCGGATTTGCCATTTGTGGCGAAATGGAAAGATTTTCAGTACATGAAATTAAATCTCTAATAAACATAAATATCTTGGGAAGTATCTACCCCGTCAAAGCAATAATCCCAAAATTCAAACAAAGAAGAGAAGGTATAATTGTGTTAACTGGATCGTTGGTATCACTTTTCGGAATGTATGgatattcaatatattccagCTGCAAATTTGCACTGAGGGGTCTTGCTGAAGCCATTCATATGGAATTGAAACCATTTGGTGTAACTGTTACATTAgctttacctccggatacagaCACTCCCGGTTTTCACCAGGAAAATAAATCCAAACCAATAGAAACATCAAAAATATCGACAATGGGCACTCTTTATAAACCTGATGAAGTAGCTGAGAAAATTTTACGAGATGCTCTG gatggaaattttttcagttataTTGGATTCAATGGTTTCATTCTTACAACATTATGCAAGGGATTCAGCCCATTCAAGTCTTTCCGTCAGGTTATCTTTGAATCAGCCATACTTGGATTGATTCGTTTCGTTTCTGCTTTCTATGTTGTCCAGATGCAGAAAATCATACAACTTTGTTTTGATGAGAAAGAGCAAAGAAAACGAGGGCAgcgaaaaaataaatatacttaa
- the LOC123321783 gene encoding protein trapped in endoderm-1-like isoform X1 — protein sequence MKHQELPIPICRNSVTILALCRCPKLRSHATTAFVLSLCISDLLFCSVNLPLTTVRYINEEWTLGDALCKLFPVLFYGNVAVSLLNMVAITLSRYILIAYSKYYEQLYSKTAIWVQIIAVWGIAILIMLPPSLEIWGRLGLNPSTFSCTILEKDGSSPKKVLFLIGFVLPCVVIIISYSCIYWKVRMSRLNLLKHQSVNKKDRMTQKREKDDNRLTKLMLIIFVCFLCCFLPLMMMNVFDDDVAYPSLHVLASILAWASSVVNPFIYAASNRQYRSAYSKLFRIFQSVVTVSKPGSGSTDFRAIEKNGQQCTSKANLDLS from the exons ATGAAGCATCAGGAGTTACCTATACCTATATGTA GAAACTCTGTCACCATATTGGCTTTATGCAGATGTCCCAAACTAAGGTCGCATGCAACCACTGCATTCGTATTATCATTATGCATATCGGATTTACTGTTTTGTTCTGTAAATCTTCCACTTACAACAGTTAGGTATATCAATGAAGAATGGACACTTGGAGATGCTCTCTGCAAACTATTTCCAGTTTTGTTTTATGGGAATGTTGCTGTATCGCTTCTTAACATGGTGGCTATCACTTTAAGCAG ATACATTCTTATAGCTTATTCTAAATACTATGAGCAACTGTATTCCAAGACTGCAATATGGGTTCAAATTATAGCTGTTTGGGGAATTGCAATCCTTATAATG ttACCTCCTTCATTGGAAATTTGGGGTAGGTTGGGACTGAACCCTTCGACTTTTTCGTGTACAATTCTAGAAAAGGATGGAAGTTCACCAAAGAAAGTACTATTCCTCATTGGTTTCGTTCTGCCTTGCGTAGTTATAATAATTTCTTATTCTTGTATATATTGGAAAGTTAGAATGTCGAGATTAAATTTGTTGAAGCACCA GTCCGTAAATAAAAAAGACAGGATGACTCAGAAGAGAGAAAAAGATGATAATAGACTGACGAAGCTAATGCTTATAATATTTGTTTGTTTCTTGTGCTGTTTTTTACCACTTATGATGATGAACGTATTTGATGATGATGTTGCTTACCCGTCGCTCCACGTTTTGGCATCAATTCTGGCTTGGGCATCAAGCGTCGTCAACCCTTTCATTTACGCAGCAAGCAACCGTCAGTATCGATCGGCTTATTCTAAACTGTTTCGTATATTTCAATCTGTCGTCACCGTCTCAAAGCCAGGTTCAGGATCTACAGATTTCAGGGCGATTGAAAAAAATGGGCAGCAGTGTACTTCGAAAGCTAATCTAGACCTTAGTTGA
- the LOC123321782 gene encoding MAP kinase-activated protein kinase 2 translates to MSKVVIPPMARIPKKTPITDDYEITKSVLGLGINGKVVECYSKTTREKYALKILNDNVKARREVELHWKASGCKHIVNVIDVYENKHKNTTCLLMVMECMEGGELFQRIQDRTDGAFTEREAAQIMHEICIAVKYLHDNNIAHRDLKPENLLYSKKGTYGILKLTDFGFAKETLSQDTLQTPCYTPYYVAPEVLGSDKYDKSCDIWSLGVIMYILLCGFPPFYSNHGMAISPGMKKRIRMGQFTFPDPEWKNVSQNAKDLIKGMLNIEPTSRLTISQVMSNWWIAQYTTVPQTPLHTNKMLKEGEEMWPEVQEEMTRSLATMRVDYDQVHIKSIEDSSNPLLNKRRKRSIVNNQSGK, encoded by the exons ATGAGTAAAGTTGTGATACCACCAATGGCTCGCATTCCTAAAAAGACACCGATTACAGATGATTATGAAATTACAAAAAGTGTCTTGGGTCTTGGTATCAATGGAAAAGTTGTTGAATGTTATTCGAAAACGACTAGAGAAAAATATGCGCTTAAG ATATTGAATGATAATGTTAAGGCACGACGGGAAGTTGAATTGCACTGGAAAGCTAGTGGTTGTAAGCACATTGTAAATGTTATTGATGTTTATGAGAACAAACATAAAAATACTACCTGTCTTTTAATGGTCATGGAATG TATGGAGGGAGGAGAACTTTTTCAGAGAATCCAGGATAGAACTGATGGTGCCTTTACTGAAAGAG AGGCTGCTCAGATAATGCATGAAATATGTATTGCTGTGAAGTATCTTCATGATAATAATATTGCGCACAGAGACTTAAAACCAGAGAACCTCCTTTACTCTAAAAAGGGTACTTATGGTATACTTAAATTAACAGATTTCGGATTTGCAAAGGAAACCCTTAGTCAAGATACTTTACAAACTCCATGTTATACTCCATACTATGTTG CTCCTGAGGTTCTGGGTTCTGACAAATATGACAAGAGCTGTGATATATGGTCCCTTGGTGTCATAATGTATATCCT GTTGTGTGGTTTTCCGCCTTTTTATAGCAATCATGGAATGGCAATCTCTCCTGGAATGAAAAAAAGGATAAGAATGGGTCAGTTTACATTTCCAGATCCTGAATGGAAGAATGTCAGCCAAAATGCCAAAGATCTCATAAAGGGCATGCTTAACATTGAACCAACCAGCCGTTTGACAATATCACAAGTGATGAGTAATTGGTGGATAGCA CAATATACAACTGTACCACAAACGCCTCTCCACACTAACAAGATGTTAAAAGAAGGAGAAGAAATGTGGCCTGAAGTACAAGAAGAAATGACTAGATCTTTGGCAACCATGCGAGTTGACTATGACCAAGTGCATATTAAATCAATTGAGGATTCAAGTAACCCTCTTTTGAATAAACGTCGTAAGAGATCAATAGTAAACAATCAAAGTGGTAAATAG
- the LOC123321783 gene encoding protein trapped in endoderm-1-like isoform X2, translated as MFNVTDDITVIKYPKFATVVASICSILFCVVGVIGNSVTILALCRCPKLRSHATTAFVLSLCISDLLFCSVNLPLTTVRYINEEWTLGDALCKLFPVLFYGNVAVSLLNMVAITLSRYILIAYSKYYEQLYSKTAIWVQIIAVWGIAILIMLPPSLEIWGRLGLNPSTFSCTILEKDGSSPKKVLFLIGFVLPCVVIIISYSCIYWKVRMSRLNLLKHQSVNKKDRMTQKREKDDNRLTKLMLIIFVCFLCCFLPLMMMNVFDDDVAYPSLHVLASILAWASSVVNPFIYAASNRQYRSAYSKLFRIFQSVVTVSKPGSGSTDFRAIEKNGQQCTSKANLDLS; from the exons ATGTTCAATGTTACTGACGACATAACTGTTATCAAGTATCCCAAATTTGCTACAGTGGTTGCCTCAATTTGCTCCATTCTTTTTTGTGTTGTTGGTGTTATAG GAAACTCTGTCACCATATTGGCTTTATGCAGATGTCCCAAACTAAGGTCGCATGCAACCACTGCATTCGTATTATCATTATGCATATCGGATTTACTGTTTTGTTCTGTAAATCTTCCACTTACAACAGTTAGGTATATCAATGAAGAATGGACACTTGGAGATGCTCTCTGCAAACTATTTCCAGTTTTGTTTTATGGGAATGTTGCTGTATCGCTTCTTAACATGGTGGCTATCACTTTAAGCAG ATACATTCTTATAGCTTATTCTAAATACTATGAGCAACTGTATTCCAAGACTGCAATATGGGTTCAAATTATAGCTGTTTGGGGAATTGCAATCCTTATAATG ttACCTCCTTCATTGGAAATTTGGGGTAGGTTGGGACTGAACCCTTCGACTTTTTCGTGTACAATTCTAGAAAAGGATGGAAGTTCACCAAAGAAAGTACTATTCCTCATTGGTTTCGTTCTGCCTTGCGTAGTTATAATAATTTCTTATTCTTGTATATATTGGAAAGTTAGAATGTCGAGATTAAATTTGTTGAAGCACCA GTCCGTAAATAAAAAAGACAGGATGACTCAGAAGAGAGAAAAAGATGATAATAGACTGACGAAGCTAATGCTTATAATATTTGTTTGTTTCTTGTGCTGTTTTTTACCACTTATGATGATGAACGTATTTGATGATGATGTTGCTTACCCGTCGCTCCACGTTTTGGCATCAATTCTGGCTTGGGCATCAAGCGTCGTCAACCCTTTCATTTACGCAGCAAGCAACCGTCAGTATCGATCGGCTTATTCTAAACTGTTTCGTATATTTCAATCTGTCGTCACCGTCTCAAAGCCAGGTTCAGGATCTACAGATTTCAGGGCGATTGAAAAAAATGGGCAGCAGTGTACTTCGAAAGCTAATCTAGACCTTAGTTGA
- the LOC123321802 gene encoding integral membrane protein DGCR2/IDD: MKLLIFTSYSLFALTKFAGAVEEDCTDFQGNTIAHGLYYVPGPAVCTMCVCYHSEPMWCRAIYCDPPYFCKKFRVGETCCEFICLEPPGDEAAKALEKYRRNLQMNAQEMIKSSALILYITLLQVLLTLNQ; the protein is encoded by the exons atgaaattgctTATATTTACCTCATACAGTTTATTCGCACTCACGAAATTTGCAG GTGCTGTTGAAGAGGACTGCACAGACTTTCAAGGGAACACTATAGCTCATGGGTTATACTATGTACCGGGACCAGCTGTATGCACTATGTGCGTATGTTATCACTCAGAACCAATGTGGTGTAGAGCCATTTATTGCGATCCTCCCTAT tTTTGTAAAAAATTCCGAGTTGGAGAAACATGCTGCGAGTTCATTTGTTTGGAACCTCCAGGCGACGAAGCTGCTAAAGCATTAGAAAAATACAGGCGGAACCTGCAAATGAATGCCCAGGAAATGATCAAATCATCTGCCTTGATATTATATATCACTCTTTTGCAGGTTCTACTCACACTAAACCAGTAA